A portion of the Hymenobacter gelipurpurascens genome contains these proteins:
- a CDS encoding DNA-3-methyladenine glycosylase, producing the protein MKLPLDFYRRPDPVGIARELIGKHLFTRIDGVLTGGRIVETEAYAHLNDQACHSHLGRYTARTKIMYEPGGVAYTYLIYGRYTLFNIITNEAGKADAVLIRGLEPLEGIPEMLLRRGITAVQRNLTSGPGLLTQALGITTAHYGTDLTGNFIWMEDQGEKVAYEDIIASPRVGIDYAGEDAALPWRFRLKDSKWVSPAK; encoded by the coding sequence ATGAAACTCCCCCTCGACTTTTACCGCCGCCCCGACCCCGTAGGAATTGCCCGTGAGCTAATCGGGAAACACCTGTTTACGCGCATTGATGGTGTGCTCACGGGTGGCCGAATCGTGGAAACAGAGGCCTACGCCCACCTCAACGACCAAGCCTGCCATTCGCATTTGGGTCGCTACACGGCCCGCACGAAAATCATGTACGAGCCCGGCGGAGTGGCCTACACCTATCTGATTTATGGCCGCTACACCTTGTTTAATATTATCACCAATGAAGCCGGCAAAGCCGATGCCGTCCTGATCAGAGGGCTAGAGCCGTTGGAAGGCATTCCGGAAATGCTGCTTCGCCGGGGTATTACGGCAGTGCAGCGTAACCTCACCTCCGGCCCCGGCCTGCTCACGCAAGCCCTCGGCATCACAACCGCCCATTACGGCACAGACCTCACCGGCAATTTTATCTGGATGGAAGACCAAGGAGAGAAAGTGGCCTACGAAGACATAATAGCCTCTCCCAGAGTCGGCATCGATTACGCCGGCGAGGATGCTGCCTTACCGTGGCGCTTTCGCCTAAAAGACAGCAAGTGGGTAAGCCCGGCGAAGTGA
- a CDS encoding TonB-dependent receptor produces the protein MGLLLLPAAVLGQQATTHATDSVQALPAVHIQVERPNRFATGTRIITLDSAALAPYRTGMLSEALAARTPLYLKNYGPGQLSTITMRGTSAQHTAVLWNGFNIMLPTLGQNDFALLPVSGATQIDIQPGPTSGLYGSGAVGGSILLSSPVRWGAGFTAAGQADAGSFGLRAGNLEGGFSDERVAVRTSATYRHATNDFPFDLPGGGRPRQTNAAFWQGSLAQDVTWRLGQQGQLQAAAWLTDSDRQIQPAIGTQNDHARQRDQSRRLLLGYERVTNRHESAVRVAWFEDILNYSTDAFRSDSRVRTTQAQASHTLRFGPVTSLRVGAEAQHFAVQMSDYGRDLAENRFAGYALLRYDPWPTLHLSGTLRQALLPGRRPPLTPVLGAEWQFRESATNKWLLKASAARGYRAPTLNERYYQPGGDPNLLPESSFGYEGGLRHEWTGLEQLSLTLHSEVTGYQQLVDNWVMWWPKPGQNFVSPRNLRQVRTYGLEATSELKWRTTAYSVSGRVAYGYTRAYKTRDELTTATLSGRQLVYTPQHTGAATLDGTWNKWQAGSSFTLTGFRYVEDEGNNFLPSYGLLDARLGYTWRMLRSSLALTVLAQGRNLTNQSYQNYLYRAMPPRSAQLSVRVAWH, from the coding sequence ATGGGTTTGCTCCTACTGCCTGCCGCCGTGCTAGGCCAGCAGGCCACTACGCACGCCACCGACTCGGTGCAGGCGCTGCCCGCGGTGCATATTCAGGTGGAGCGGCCCAACCGCTTTGCCACCGGCACCCGCATCATCACCCTGGATTCTGCAGCGCTGGCGCCTTACCGCACGGGTATGCTCTCGGAGGCCTTGGCGGCACGTACGCCGCTGTACCTGAAAAACTACGGCCCCGGTCAGCTCAGCACCATCACCATGCGCGGCACTTCGGCCCAGCATACAGCTGTGCTCTGGAATGGCTTTAATATTATGCTGCCTACGCTGGGGCAGAACGATTTTGCCTTGCTGCCCGTGAGCGGCGCCACGCAGATAGATATTCAGCCGGGCCCCACAAGTGGCCTGTACGGCTCGGGGGCGGTAGGCGGCTCTATTTTGCTGTCTTCGCCGGTACGCTGGGGAGCTGGTTTTACGGCTGCGGGCCAGGCAGATGCGGGCAGCTTTGGCCTACGGGCCGGCAACCTGGAAGGCGGCTTCAGCGACGAGCGGGTAGCCGTGCGCACCAGCGCCACCTACCGGCATGCCACCAACGATTTCCCGTTTGATTTGCCCGGCGGCGGGCGGCCGCGCCAAACCAACGCGGCTTTCTGGCAAGGCAGCCTGGCGCAGGACGTAACGTGGCGCCTAGGCCAGCAGGGCCAACTACAGGCCGCCGCCTGGCTCACCGACTCCGACCGCCAGATTCAGCCCGCCATCGGCACCCAAAACGACCATGCCCGCCAGCGTGACCAGAGCCGCCGGCTACTATTAGGTTATGAGCGCGTAACGAACCGTCATGAGTCGGCAGTGCGGGTGGCTTGGTTCGAAGACATCCTGAACTACAGCACCGACGCTTTCCGCAGCGACTCCCGCGTGCGCACCACCCAGGCCCAGGCCAGCCATACGCTTCGGTTCGGGCCCGTCACTAGCTTGCGGGTAGGAGCCGAAGCGCAGCATTTCGCGGTGCAGATGTCGGACTATGGCCGCGACCTGGCGGAGAACCGCTTTGCCGGCTATGCCCTCCTGCGCTACGACCCGTGGCCTACCCTGCATTTGTCGGGCACCTTGCGGCAGGCGCTGCTGCCGGGGCGGCGGCCACCGCTTACGCCGGTGCTGGGCGCGGAGTGGCAGTTCCGCGAATCGGCTACCAACAAGTGGCTGCTAAAGGCCAGCGCGGCGCGCGGCTACCGGGCTCCTACCCTCAATGAGCGCTACTACCAACCCGGCGGCGACCCAAACCTGCTGCCCGAAAGCAGCTTTGGCTACGAGGGTGGCCTACGCCACGAGTGGACTGGCCTAGAGCAACTCAGCCTCACGCTGCACAGCGAAGTAACCGGCTACCAGCAGCTAGTAGATAACTGGGTGATGTGGTGGCCGAAGCCGGGGCAAAACTTCGTGAGCCCGCGCAACCTGCGGCAGGTGCGCACCTATGGTCTGGAAGCAACCTCGGAGCTGAAATGGCGCACCACGGCCTATTCTGTGTCGGGCAGAGTGGCCTACGGCTATACCCGCGCCTACAAAACCCGCGACGAGCTGACGACAGCCACGCTTTCCGGCCGGCAGCTGGTGTACACACCCCAGCACACAGGCGCCGCCACGCTCGATGGCACCTGGAACAAGTGGCAGGCTGGCTCCTCTTTCACCCTGACAGGATTCCGCTACGTGGAAGATGAGGGCAACAACTTTCTGCCTTCCTACGGCTTGCTCGACGCCCGCCTGGGCTACACTTGGCGCATGCTCCGCAGCTCGCTGGCCCTCACGGTGCTGGCGCAGGGCCGCAACCTCACCAATCAATCTTACCAGAACTACCTCTACCGAGCTATGCCGCCGCGCTCGGCGCAGCTGAGCGTGCGTGTAGCCTGGCACTAA
- a CDS encoding YncE family protein — protein sequence MYSNLFLLKQWQRAALLTTGTLAFLTACDPDNPNTPTPAAQTNSVFVVNEGSYGTPDGTVSLFDVPSKKITALDVFQAANSQPLLADVAQSMTVVGNRGYIVGNQNSKLTVVSLPDFKKVTTIENVLAQPRYIVGASADKAYISEWVQPTYPTPVIGRVAVLDLKTNTITKTIPVGKGPEEMLVANGKLFVANAEESTVTVINTATDAVETTLTVGASPSSFALDRDGRVWVLCAGKTDYVDATKSIKGSLVDFLNVAPYTARKRDLSFTPGFGSRLRRNGTGDQLYIKSGSGVFRMGIADAAVPTTPFIRRGFYGLDIDPNDNTIYGGLALSYNGPGRMVRYNTSGVALDSAAVGISPNGFVFY from the coding sequence ATGTATTCCAATCTGTTCTTATTGAAGCAGTGGCAACGGGCCGCACTCCTAACGACCGGCACTCTCGCCTTTCTGACTGCCTGCGACCCTGACAATCCGAATACGCCCACACCCGCCGCGCAAACCAACAGCGTGTTTGTGGTAAACGAAGGCAGCTACGGCACGCCCGATGGCACCGTGAGCTTGTTCGATGTGCCGAGCAAGAAAATTACAGCGCTCGATGTATTCCAGGCGGCCAACAGCCAACCTTTGCTGGCTGATGTGGCCCAGTCGATGACCGTTGTGGGCAACCGGGGCTACATTGTGGGCAACCAGAACAGCAAGCTGACCGTGGTATCGTTGCCCGATTTCAAGAAGGTAACGACCATCGAGAACGTGCTGGCCCAGCCACGCTATATCGTGGGCGCCAGCGCTGATAAGGCTTATATCAGCGAATGGGTGCAGCCGACGTACCCCACACCCGTAATTGGGCGGGTAGCCGTGCTGGATCTGAAGACGAATACCATCACCAAAACTATTCCGGTGGGCAAAGGCCCCGAGGAAATGCTGGTGGCCAATGGCAAGCTGTTCGTGGCAAACGCCGAGGAAAGCACCGTAACGGTTATCAACACCGCTACGGATGCGGTAGAAACGACGCTCACGGTAGGTGCTTCGCCCTCCAGCTTTGCGCTGGACCGCGACGGGCGCGTGTGGGTGCTGTGCGCCGGCAAAACCGACTACGTGGACGCCACAAAATCCATAAAAGGCAGCTTAGTTGATTTCCTGAACGTGGCGCCCTATACGGCCCGTAAGCGTGACCTGAGCTTCACGCCCGGCTTCGGCTCCCGCCTGCGCCGCAACGGCACCGGCGACCAGCTCTACATCAAAAGCGGCAGCGGCGTGTTCCGCATGGGCATTGCCGATGCGGCCGTGCCCACTACGCCTTTCATCCGGCGCGGCTTCTACGGTCTCGATATCGACCCCAACGACAACACTATTTATGGTGGCCTAGCCCTCTCCTACAACGGGCCCGGCCGCATGGTCCGCTACAATACCAGCGGGGTCGCGCTTGATTCCGCAGCGGTCGGTATCTCCCCGAATGGCTTCGTATTTTATTAA
- a CDS encoding AraC family transcriptional regulator, translated as MKTTLLHIKNMVCPRCIDAVRTLLEQAGYHATDVKLGQAQLDQSTPVDPASVAPILREAGFDVLLGRADQLTEQIKAALVEYLEHLRTARMPLTTSAFLTERFAATYSHLSKVFSRTANLTIEKYLIRLKIERVKEMLSYNEMTLSEIAEHMRYSSGQHLSNQFRQVTGRSVSEFRRDLMPKRLSLDQLA; from the coding sequence GTGAAAACGACGCTCCTCCACATCAAAAATATGGTTTGCCCACGCTGCATTGATGCCGTGCGCACCCTCCTAGAGCAAGCTGGCTACCATGCTACCGACGTGAAACTCGGCCAGGCCCAACTAGACCAGAGTACCCCCGTTGATCCGGCTTCTGTGGCCCCTATCCTGCGCGAAGCGGGCTTCGATGTACTTCTCGGCCGCGCCGACCAGCTCACGGAGCAAATCAAAGCCGCGCTAGTTGAATACTTGGAGCACCTCCGTACGGCTCGTATGCCCCTGACGACATCGGCGTTTCTGACGGAGCGGTTTGCGGCCACCTACTCGCACCTGAGCAAGGTATTTTCGCGCACGGCAAACCTCACCATCGAGAAGTACCTCATTCGCTTGAAAATTGAGCGCGTGAAAGAGATGCTGAGCTACAATGAAATGACGCTGAGTGAAATAGCTGAGCATATGCGCTACAGCAGCGGCCAGCACCTCAGCAACCAGTTCCGGCAAGTGACGGGCCGCTCCGTAAGCGAGTTCCGCCGCGACCTGATGCCGAAGCGCTTATCTCTGGATCAACTGGCCTAG